In Plodia interpunctella isolate USDA-ARS_2022_Savannah chromosome 1, ilPloInte3.2, whole genome shotgun sequence, one DNA window encodes the following:
- the Nufip gene encoding FMR1-interacting protein NUFIP1 yields MSYHFTGVRPYFRQNRRQENYHANNYYFPSFQPSQNQQMYAHRPMNCNVHQPSYNISEQHWCETCDRGFKTSQQLETHKQQHQKCNIDGCQFVAHPKVITKHIQMQHSSGLYKRISKLDNPEEIKKWIEERKKKYPTKSNIEKKSAEIKEKIERGEKMGLRQERFQQNNYRGDGVKRKHNNNFNNHLGKKYHLQDNVEKSKTYSKSKVRKVGPPKKVNTLPAIYESRRLRPFTGIQNIDMDIDSNDEAEQNECNFDIEDDDTFNNSENGKTTGEPTLCGALTSLMCNYGSSDEEMTSKSIQNTVDFTEIMRKETKLNDIPKATEDNKSDDDSGPEEIKVVHNTNDIDVINCKSAKSNNVAKKQVTRRNDHTSQNKRRTFIRLKPNMPTTLLHKLLQKEVQHERNVILQCVRYIVKNNYFDNEQK; encoded by the exons ATGTCTTATCATTTTACCGGTGTTAGACCCTACTTTAGACAAAACAGACGTCAAGAAAATTATCATgccaataattattatttcccaTCGTTTCAACCATCTCAAAACCAACAAATGTATGCACATAGACCTATGAACTGCAATGTTCATCAGCCAAGTTATAATATCTCTGAACAACATTGGTGTGAAACTTGTGATAGAGGTTTCAAAACATCACAACAGCTTGAGACACATAAACAGCAGCATCAG aaatgtaATATAGATGGTTGTCAATTTGTTGCTCATCCAAAagtaataacaaaacacattCAGATGCAGCACTCTTCAggtttatataaaagaatttCTAAATTAGATAACcctgaagaaataaaaaaatggattgaagaaaggaagaaaaaatatccCACCAAAAGTAACATAGAAAAGAAATCTGCGGaaattaaagagaaaattgaaaggggtgaaaaaatGGGGCTCCGGCAGGAGAGATTtcagcaaaataattatcgag gTGATGGAGTAAAACGAAAgcataacaataattttaataaccatCTAGGAAAGAAATATCACCTACAAGATAATGTTGAGAAATCAAAAacatattcaaaatcaaaggTGAGAAAAGTAGGGCCaccaaaaaaagtaaatactcTTCCAGCTATCTATGAAAGCAGACGTCTAAGACCATTTACTGGAATTCAAAATATAGACATGGATATTGATTCAAATGATGAAGCAGAACAAAATGaatgtaattttgatataGAAGATGATGATACATTCAATAACTCGGAGAATGGAAAAACTACTGGTGAACCAACACTTTGTGGTGCCTTAACATCACTGATGTGCAATTATGGTTCATCTGATGAAGAAATGACTTCTAAAAGTATTCAGAATACAGTTGATTTCACAGAGATTATGaggaaagaaacaaaattaaatgacatCCCAAAGGCAACTGAAGATAATAAAAGTGATGATGATAGTGGTCCAGAAGAAATTAAAGTAGTACATAATACTAATGATATTGATGTAATTAACTGTAAATCTGCTAAAAGCAACAATGTAGCTAAAAAACAAGTGACAAGAAGAAATGATCATACAAGCCAAAACAAAAGGCGCACATTTATTAGGCTTAAACCCAACATGCCAACAACACTTCTTCACaaattactacaaaaagaAGTCCAACATGAAAGAAATGTAATATTACAGTGTGTTagatatatagttaaaaacaattattttgataatgaacaaaagtaa